GTATGAAATGAAGGGTGTAGCTACCGCCGAAAAGGGGAATCATCCAGCCAAACAAGGTTTCGTTGAACCCTCCCGGATTGTTTTCACCATACATTGCCAAGCCCGAAAGAATCATGAAGGTCGAGCCGCAGAAAATGAAGACAAAGTGAGCCAGAGCTGCAACGGGGTTATGACCTACGTAGTTCGGCTCATCCGTGCGCAGAAAGAGATAGGACTCAACCTGCTCCCTGAAGGGCTTGCCCCACCAGGAGGGCGACCATGGCCTGAAACCGCCAAAGCGGGCATATTTATCACCACCAAAGAGCGCCCAATAGAGGCGGAAAAGAAAGTTGGCGATAAAAATAAAGGCAAAAACGAAATGCATATAACGCCACCAGCCCATGCCCTTATACCAGACCGCTTCACCGAGCGGAGGGCTCAGCAAAGGGGCGGCGATATACATTCCCGTT
The DNA window shown above is from Pelodictyon phaeoclathratiforme BU-1 and carries:
- the cybH gene encoding Ni/Fe-hydrogenase, b-type cytochrome subunit — its product is MGRIIEEIYVWRLPVRFYHWINALCMVVLFVTGMYIAAPLLSPPLGEAVWYKGMGWWRYMHFVFAFIFIANFLFRLYWALFGGDKYARFGGFRPWSPSWWGKPFREQVESYLFLRTDEPNYVGHNPVAALAHFVFIFCGSTFMILSGLAMYGENNPGGFNETLFGWMIPLFGGSYTLHFIHHLGAWMLPIYVIMHLYAVIRHDVVDRTSVTSSIITGFKHKVEEEPV